A single region of the Demequina sp. genome encodes:
- a CDS encoding GyrI-like domain-containing protein, whose translation MAAIDFKKTSDSYQAKHGAFRILEVPPMQYLMVDGHGDPNTSPEYAAAIQALYPVAYKLKFASKKQLGLDYVAPPLEGLWWADDMSAFASGDKSAWDWTAMIMTPDWITAEMFEDARESAQAGRVRLETLGEGRAVQTLHVGPYDAEGPVLARMHDDFIPANGLMMTGTHHEIYLSDPRRVAADKLRTILRQPAA comes from the coding sequence ATGGCCGCGATCGACTTCAAGAAGACCTCGGATTCGTACCAGGCGAAGCACGGCGCATTCCGGATCCTCGAGGTCCCTCCCATGCAGTACCTCATGGTCGACGGTCACGGCGACCCCAACACGTCGCCCGAGTACGCGGCGGCGATCCAGGCCCTCTACCCCGTTGCCTACAAACTGAAGTTCGCGTCCAAGAAGCAACTGGGGCTCGACTACGTGGCGCCGCCCCTGGAGGGCCTGTGGTGGGCCGATGACATGAGCGCATTCGCAAGCGGAGACAAGTCCGCATGGGACTGGACCGCGATGATCATGACTCCCGACTGGATCACTGCCGAGATGTTCGAGGACGCGCGGGAGTCTGCGCAGGCGGGCCGCGTGCGGCTCGAGACGCTCGGAGAGGGCCGGGCCGTGCAGACCCTCCATGTGGGTCCCTACGATGCCGAGGGACCGGTGCTGGCGCGGATGCACGATGACTTCATCCCGGCCAACGGCTTGATGATGACCGGCACGCACCACGAGATATACCTGAGCGATCCGCGACGGGTCGCCGCCGACAAGCTCCGCACCATCCTGCGTCAGCCGGCAGCGTGA
- a CDS encoding DUF3566 domain-containing protein gives MAANDSGNLYTPPVAGTDPTPTAETPRRSAFRPINSTAAPTAAPTAAPAARPTAAPTATPARSQPANTSFQWAPSAPAADATPAVGTVTAPTRPANPAPASGGESGGAFSHATEAVKGFAVRAKNSLTEGDDLTASNKRGGPRKARVLVSRIDPWSVLKIGFLLSIAVGIMMVVAVFVLWNALNSFGLFTLINDWVAKLFEGEQPVDITKIFELNKVMSATILVSVMNVVLLTALSTIAAFLYNTVSSVVGGVYVTLTDD, from the coding sequence ATGGCCGCGAACGACAGCGGAAACCTCTACACCCCACCGGTCGCCGGAACCGATCCGACGCCCACCGCAGAGACCCCCCGTCGTTCTGCCTTCCGCCCCATCAACTCGACCGCAGCGCCAACTGCGGCGCCCACCGCCGCCCCAGCGGCTCGCCCGACGGCAGCGCCAACCGCCACGCCCGCTCGCAGCCAGCCCGCCAACACGTCGTTCCAGTGGGCCCCAAGCGCGCCCGCCGCGGACGCGACGCCCGCCGTCGGCACCGTGACCGCGCCCACGCGCCCCGCAAACCCGGCCCCAGCGTCGGGCGGGGAAAGCGGTGGCGCGTTCTCGCACGCAACCGAGGCCGTCAAGGGATTCGCGGTGCGCGCGAAGAACTCGCTCACCGAGGGCGACGACCTCACAGCCTCCAACAAGCGCGGCGGCCCCCGCAAGGCGCGCGTATTGGTGAGCCGCATCGACCCGTGGTCCGTGCTGAAGATCGGCTTCCTGCTGTCGATCGCGGTGGGCATCATGATGGTGGTCGCGGTGTTCGTGCTGTGGAACGCGCTGAACTCGTTCGGGCTGTTCACGCTCATCAACGACTGGGTCGCCAAGCTGTTCGAGGGCGAGCAGCCCGTGGACATCACCAAGATCTTCGAGCTCAACAAGGTCATGTCCGCCACGATCCTCGTCTCGGTGATGAACGTGGTGCTGCTCACCGCGCTGTCCACGATCGCCGCGTTCCTGTACAACACGGTGTCGTCCGTGGTGGGTGGCGTGTACGTCACCCTCACCGACGACTGA
- a CDS encoding glycerophosphodiester phosphodiesterase produces MTHPYFETGGAIAALAHRGFSREGLENSMAAFAAAVDLGYQFVETDAHGTRDGVAVALHDASLDRTTDSKGNVADLPWSVVKEAKIGGVEPVPLFEDLLGTWPHLRVNVDVKAVSGIEPIANAIERTKSHDRVCVASFSAARRRATVKLLSRPVATSAGTGEFGRFWAGAGVGLSGRRPIAHVDALQVPWKVGRTTVLARRHIDRAHGEGRSVYVWTINEPADMETLLDMGVDGLVSDRADLLKDVLIARGRWLA; encoded by the coding sequence GTGACACACCCCTACTTCGAGACCGGCGGCGCGATCGCGGCGCTCGCGCACCGCGGCTTCAGCCGCGAGGGCCTCGAGAACTCGATGGCGGCCTTCGCGGCCGCGGTGGACCTTGGCTATCAGTTCGTCGAGACCGACGCCCACGGCACCCGCGACGGCGTTGCGGTCGCGCTTCACGATGCGAGCCTCGACCGCACCACAGATTCCAAGGGCAATGTCGCGGACCTGCCGTGGTCCGTGGTCAAGGAGGCGAAGATCGGCGGGGTCGAGCCGGTCCCGCTCTTCGAGGACCTGCTCGGCACCTGGCCGCACTTGCGCGTCAACGTAGACGTCAAGGCGGTGAGCGGCATCGAGCCCATCGCCAACGCGATCGAGCGCACCAAGTCGCATGATCGCGTGTGCGTCGCCTCGTTCTCGGCGGCCCGACGGCGGGCAACGGTCAAGCTGCTGTCTCGCCCAGTCGCGACATCAGCGGGCACGGGTGAGTTCGGCCGCTTCTGGGCTGGGGCCGGCGTCGGTCTCTCCGGGCGCAGGCCCATCGCGCACGTGGACGCACTCCAGGTGCCGTGGAAGGTGGGCCGCACCACGGTGCTCGCCCGCCGTCACATCGACCGTGCGCACGGCGAGGGCCGGTCCGTCTACGTGTGGACCATCAACGAGCCCGCGGACATGGAGACGCTCCTCGACATGGGCGTCGACGGCCTCGTCAGCGACCGCGCCGACCTGCTCAAGGATGTGCTCATCGCGCGCGGTCGCTGGCTCGCTTGA
- a CDS encoding GNAT family N-acetyltransferase: MGFAETPTLANAHVTLEPLSQSHAADLARAAAEGDLWQKAWYTTIPAPDAVAAEIDRRLGLQAEGSMAPWAIVSAETGAAVGVTTFLHIDERNRRVEIGSTWVAYSAHGKRINPSAKLLLLTRAFEDLGCIAVELRTHAANAQSRAAIAKLGATQDGILRKHQLWGDGFRDTVVFSILDTEWPAVRAGLEARIAGQ; encoded by the coding sequence ATGGGATTTGCTGAGACCCCCACGCTCGCGAACGCGCACGTGACCCTGGAGCCGCTGTCCCAGTCCCACGCCGCCGACCTCGCGCGAGCGGCCGCCGAGGGCGACCTGTGGCAGAAGGCCTGGTACACGACCATCCCGGCGCCCGACGCTGTGGCGGCTGAGATCGACCGCCGCCTTGGGCTGCAGGCAGAGGGCAGCATGGCGCCGTGGGCGATCGTCTCGGCGGAGACGGGCGCGGCGGTTGGCGTCACCACGTTCCTGCACATCGACGAGCGGAATCGCCGCGTGGAGATCGGCTCCACGTGGGTGGCGTACTCAGCGCACGGCAAGCGCATCAACCCCTCCGCGAAGCTGCTGCTCCTCACCCGTGCCTTCGAGGACCTGGGCTGCATTGCCGTGGAGCTCCGCACGCACGCGGCCAACGCCCAGTCCAGAGCGGCGATCGCCAAGCTCGGCGCCACCCAGGACGGGATCCTGCGCAAGCACCAACTCTGGGGTGACGGGTTCCGCGACACGGTGGTGTTCTCCATCCTGGACACGGAGTGGCCCGCCGTGCGAGCGGGTCTCGAAGCCCGGATCGCGGGTCAGTGA